A window of the Pongo abelii isolate AG06213 chromosome 10, NHGRI_mPonAbe1-v2.0_pri, whole genome shotgun sequence genome harbors these coding sequences:
- the KERA gene encoding keratocan: protein MAGTICFIMWVFFITDTVWSRSVRQVYEIHDSDDWTIHDFECPMECFCPPSFPTALYCENRGLKEIPAIPSRIWYLYLQNNLIETIPEKPFENATQLRWINLNKNKITNYGIEKGALIQLKKLLFLFLEDNELEEVPSPLPRSLEQLQLARNKVSRIPQGTFSNLENLTLLDLQNNKLVDNAFQRDTFKGLKNLMQLNMAKNALRNMPPRLPANTMQLFLDNNSIEGIPENYFNVIPKVAFLRLNHNKLSDEGLPSRGFDVSSILDLQLSHNQLTKVPRISAHLQHLHLDHNKIKSVNVSVICPSPSMLPAERDSFSYGPHLRYLRLDGNEIKPPIPMALMTCFRLLQAVII, encoded by the exons ATGGCAGGCACAATCTGTTTCATCATGTGGGTGTTTTTCATAACAGACACTGTGTGGTCTAGAAGTGTGAGGCAGGTCTATGAGATACATGATTCAGATGATTGGACTATTCATGACTTCGAGTGTCCCATGGAATGTTTCTGCCCACCCAGTTTTCCTACTGCTTTATATTGTGAAAATAGAGGTCTCAAAGAAATTCCTGCTATTCCTTCAAGAATTTGGTATCTTTATCTTCAAAACAACCTGATAGAAACCATTCCTGAAAAGCCATTTGAGAATGCCACCCAGCTAAGATGGATAAATctaaacaagaacaaaataacCAACTATGGAATTGAAAAAGGAGCCCTAATCCAGCTGAAGAAGTTGCTCTTCTTATTTCTGGAAGATAATGAGCTAGAGGAGGTACCTTCTCCATTGCCAAGAAGTTTAGAACAATTACAATTAGCTAGAAATAAGGTGTCCAGAATTCCTCAAGGGACCTTTAGCAATCTGGAGAACCTGACCCTTCTTGACCTACAGAACAATAAATTAGTGGACAATGCCTTTCAAAGAGACACTTTTAAAGGACTCAAGAACCTCATGCAGCTAAACATGGCCAAGAATGCCCTGAGGAATATGCCTCCAAGATTACCAGCCAATACAATGCAGTTGTTTTTAGACAACAATTCCATTGAAGGAAtaccagaaaattattttaatgtgattCCGAAAGTGGCCTTTTTGAGACTAAATCACAACAAATTGTCAGATGAGGGTCTCCCATCAAGAGGATTTGATGTATCATCAATTCTAGATCTTCAACTGTCGCACAATCAACTCACAAAGGTTCCCCGAATCAGTGCTCATCTGCAGCACCTTCACCTTGAtcataacaaaattaaaa GCGTGAATGTCTCTGTAATATGTCCCAGCCCATCCATGCTGCCTGCAGAACGAGATTCCTTCAGTTATGGACCTCATCTTCGCTACCTCCGTCTGGATGGAAATGAAATCAAACCACCAATTCCAATGGCTTTAATGACCTGCTTCAGACTTCTGCAGGCTGTCATTATTTAA